The following DNA comes from Candidatus Nitrosotalea okcheonensis.
GTCATCCTCAATTGAGGAGAAATACTTTGAATCATACCCGAGAATTCTCAATTTTTTTGCCAAATTGCCCAACATTGAATCTACAACAAAATTTGGTTTGTATGTGCTCAATAGTATGCCTCTCCATGACCAGCTTCTACTATGTGGCTCTCTCCTGTAGGAAGTACTCTAGTAAAGTCATCAATTGAAATTGCTCTTACTATTTCTTCCCTCTCTTTGAATTTCATGAATTCTAGTTTCACTTTCTTTGCAAACTCTGCCATGTCCATCCCAGATGGTTCTATTGTAATATAATAGATACAATTTTTCTTGATTGCTTGAGGTGTTCCGCACATCAAAAGATGATTTTCATCTTTTTCGTACAAGCCGATTGCTAGCTGTAATGTGGTTACCTGTACAAAATTTCTAGATCCTTCGATTACAAATGATCCTTTTGCAATGAACTGTCCGCTTGGTGCTGCAGTCTTGATTTGATCTGGTTTAACCCAATACGCATTTAATCCATATATGCCTGCTTTCCACGCTCTACTGAAACATACGGTAGCTTGTGAAACTTCTTTTACGCTGGCAAGATCATGCTCAGTACTTTCTCTTAAAAGAAAAAATGGTGATCCTACAATCTCTGCATGGAATACCATGTCATTCTTGTTAAGATGTTTCCTGATCACTGCAGAATTTGAGGAGGAATCGCGTCCCCCTATTGCCAAGCGACCGTCTGAAGTAATAAACCACCTGTATCTTTCAAACCATTCTTTCTTTTTTTGAACTGCAAATACGATAGAATTCTGTGCAATGCTTGCTTGTTTTTTGACAAGCTCCAAACTTTTCTCAGTTTTTTTCTTTTCTACATTGATTGTATCAGTTGCCCTCATCTGTTTCTTTGACTCGTTAAACAATGTTGAAGCAATTGCCTGAATTGATGACTGTGGATCGATTTTTATTTTTTCTCCAATGATATTTATCAAAAAAATACCGTTCTCTCTTGTTGTGTGCGAGTTGTATTTCTCCAATAATGGACGGATTGATGGATCTTCAATAGATGTTATACCAGTGTATGATATCTCAAGGAGGGCCTTTGCTACGCTAGAGATTGAGCTTGATCTCTCTTTTACTAGTAAAATTGCTTTATTTTGCTCTTCAAGTTTATGCTCAAGCTCGGTGATTTTCTGGTTTGCGGTAGTAGATTGCGATGATTTGCCATGCTCAAGAAGGTTTTCTGAAAAAAGTGAATCTAGTCCCTCCATGAAACTAGATACTTTTACTGCATTACTCCTCTGACTCATGTCACCAAGGGGTATGGGAATTACATCTGAATTTTTTACATCGCGTATTATGTATGCATCATGATTTCCTGTTGTTACTTTGTCAATCAAACCTTTTGTTGCTTGGAAAATATCTTTAATTTCTTTGTCTGATAATGTATTTCCTAACTTGTCTGGATCTAGATTACCTGTCCGAATTATCTCTTCTGCATATTTTCCTGGCAGTCCTAATGTTCTTCCTACCCATCTTACAATTGGTGTGGAACTTGTTTTGATCTCTTC
Coding sequences within:
- the rqcH gene encoding ribosome rescue protein RqcH — translated: MVTIVKVNQWPEELGIMTLAGIELRYIITEMNRQVKDYYVSNIYGISRSSLLFKLHHAEKPDLLVMFSTFGLWITGIKINQMEENRLVKRLRNDLLRSKITEIKQLGSERIVYVTFSGFDQEFTLVGEFFGDGNIILCNKEMKILSLLHSIDVRHRKLAVGLTYVPPPSSGLNILEVTEKNIEEIKTSSTPIVRWVGRTLGLPGKYAEEIIRTGNLDPDKLGNTLSDKEIKDIFQATKGLIDKVTTGNHDAYIIRDVKNSDVIPIPLGDMSQRSNAVKVSSFMEGLDSLFSENLLEHGKSSQSTTANQKITELEHKLEEQNKAILLVKERSSSISSVAKALLEISYTGITSIEDPSIRPLLEKYNSHTTRENGIFLINIIGEKIKIDPQSSIQAIASTLFNESKKQMRATDTINVEKKKTEKSLELVKKQASIAQNSIVFAVQKKKEWFERYRWFITSDGRLAIGGRDSSSNSAVIRKHLNKNDMVFHAEIVGSPFFLLRESTEHDLASVKEVSQATVCFSRAWKAGIYGLNAYWVKPDQIKTAAPSGQFIAKGSFVIEGSRNFVQVTTLQLAIGLYEKDENHLLMCGTPQAIKKNCIYYITIEPSGMDMAEFAKKVKLEFMKFKEREEIVRAISIDDFTRVLPTGESHIVEAGHGEAYY